In Lates calcarifer isolate ASB-BC8 linkage group LG21, TLL_Latcal_v3, whole genome shotgun sequence, the sequence TCGCGTATAGGAGTAAAGTTAATACTTCCAGGCTAGGATGTCAAAATACTATGTACCGGTGAGGGGCTtgatattttcagctgtggcaTTCCTCCCCTCAGTACCTCTAATGTGACATGAACCAAACAAACCGGTGCCTTGTCAACAAAGTGTCAACATCCTATTTCGGACACCAGACTGACCGACTGTCCCCTCTTACCtacttcatttttctctcaagtgtcctgtttaatttatttatattttaaaaaaaaaacaaaaacaaaaaaaaaaactggctgcatgtgtgtgcccgTTGCACTGTTCAGCTTCTGCTTCTTTGTTCAGGGCAACTAACTGGTCCTCACCTCGTATAACCTGTCAGTAGTTGAGATGCCCTGTAGATGTCTCTGATTGCAGCCCTGATGGAGAGACGAGGAGCAGAGGGCGATCATTCAGAGCCGTGACGTCTCCCCGGTGATGATTTGCAGCCAGTCAAGTCAGCGGCAGGCAACAGCGACGGTACAGGAACTGAGGTGCTGtggccttcaaaataaaaacggTAGACTTGatcagagggggggggggggcggatTGACCCTACAGGACAACAGGAGTTATATAAAATACAAGATGATGATACAAGTATTCATTTTTCTCCAGAGCTGTAGCTACTATTGAGGTAATTCCTCTGTATTTTTCGGGGTGTTGCAAGTTTATTGCAACAGAGTTTATTCTTCTGTGGTTGCACACGTATTCAGGTCATTCACTTTAGTGACATTAGCAATATCAAAATACTCAATTACATCTAAAAGTTCTGCACTCAGAATTGGTTATGTGTGTTGAAAGTAAAGTGTAGTATTAATCAATTGGATACAATGTCTGGGCAGATTCcatattttgctgctttttttttttttttttaaatagtgaaaagacaaaattaCAACCCTGTAGCAACATTCAAGTGAGCCTGTATTAAAATATTGATGCACTGTCAACTTTTTATTTCCTAAAATTAtcaaatggagaaaaaataaGCAGTAAATGAAGTGTGTGCAGACTTCCAGATATCCAGATATCACAGCCTGCAAACGCTCTTTGTAGCAGCCAAAAATCTTTCTATTCTTGATTCGTGAATTTTCACCTGCTTTTTTCTTCCAGATCACCTACAGCTCGGAGATATTTTTAGGCCGTcttgcacacacagcatgtttaaaATCTACCTAAAGATTTTCAAGGACATTCAGGTCAGGAGACTGTGAGTGCTGTTCCAAaagcttcagtttgtgtttcttgaaGTGGGTCATGGTGGATTTAGAGGTCTGTTTCGGATCATTGTGGTGTTGAAGAGGCCAGCCTCTCTTCACCTTAACTTTCTTGACTGACTGCAGGACACCGAGCCACTGGCTGCCAAACAACCTCAAAGCAGAATATTCCCACCCCCATGCTGAACAGTTTGCAAAGGAGgattttctctccattttttcaGTTCATGAGATAAAAAGTGCCGTTGCTGCAGGGGTCgtatttatttcctttctgCTCAAATCAACAAATTTGTAATTTCCCCAAAACTTTGCATGGAACGGTACTCATTACACACAATCAACTCACTTACattattatctcataattagTTATACAGTAACATATGAGGAGCATTTGAATATTGCTGCTTGTCAAAGTGGagtaatttcatttatttaatgtttgataGTATATGTgcaaaaaattacatttcctaaggttatcatactgtatgtttcataTGTAAAATAGTAATCTGCCGAGTTATTTGTAACTGTCAGATTAATGTAGTGGggtaaacatgaaaacaaaacattgtggTCAGTGACTTAACGCACTAGGTCACCAGGATACCACAGCCACAGTCAGAAAATACAGGTTCGATTGTAACATCTCAGTTTCCTCCAGTCAAACTAAAGTTTGTCACTCGTGCTCCCCTCCTCACAACCTGTACAGGAATGATTTTTACACCACAGAGCCACTCCCACAGATCTGAAGTCGACTTTTATtgccaaaaaaatgtattttccagATAGATTACATAACATTACAGACAGAAGACCCACATAAACCTGACCCTTAAAATGTAACTTAATTACacaattttcttttcacataCCTTTGTATCAAAATCAATATAAGCGACACATTTAGCATTATTTGTCTTGAGGCAGACAACCCCTCACCAAAAGAAGGTCCTCTCTTAATAAATGTTAactgtaatattttaatatataaaatatatactttttaCTGTGTCTTTGAGTGTTACCCAAATATTTGGATATAGTGTGTCacggaaaaaaaacaactttttactGATAGTTACCTGTACACTTAGATATGTTGCAATAATTActataatatgtaaatattttattttcagtgcaaGCTGCAGTTACAGCTACATAATATCATGatgtaacattaacattattgaCTTACACTGTTTTGAGATTTTCCAAATCTgtcttcattttaatttgataGTCCTAATCTACAGGTTCTCACAAaccaaataaatgttttaaaaatactttccCATAAATTCTTACGTTTGGTTGCAACTAAattattaatatactgtatatcccCTCTTCATCACGTATTTTAATCATATCAAACACTATCTTTACGCCCCATTCTCCCCCGTTAAGCATTAAAACACGTGGTTTTCAAGtcgttgttttattttgaaagtcgtTCTCGGAAGTGGTGTTTTCCCCCTGCTGCTTTGACTGTCGTGGCTGGCTGATGATTTGCTTACTTGGAGCAGGACTGAGTTTGGAGCGGGTACTGTGAAATGTGTAACCATGATGTTGCCTGGATAATCAGCGGAGGACGTTAGGAGACAGAGGTAAGAACTGTGACAGCCGCACACTTTTATTCCAAAATTATCACCTCTCCTGATGCTTTTCAGCCAGGTGATTCCGCTCCGGTGAACTTCTTCTTCAGTCTCAGACTAATTTTAATAATTCATGTGTTGAATGACGCCAGTTTCGTGGCGGATTTTTGTAATTTCGCCTGACAGCAGACATGTGGAAATCGACCCGAAGTTTGCCCGCAGCCTGGTTTtaggatttgttttcttttgtaaaaacaaacttGATTAAAGCTCAGACTGGATGTCAGACCGTTCAGTTCGCCGACATATCATTGGACTATTTCAGATAAATTGGGTCTTTTATTTTTGGACAGCACGCGTCCCCCCTTCCTCGTCCCCCCCTTCCACCTCGCTCACCATGCAGACAGTAAATAAGCGCTGGGTGAGGGTTAATTTGTCGCAATGTGTTTGGATAAGAAAAGGTGGAATTGTGCGTCTGCACCTGATGCGCTCTGGTGTTGCGGTTAGTTGAGGATGCAGCCTGTCAGCATCACTCCCGGTGCTGCTGAGTGGTCCGCCAATACTAAAAACATCACACTGAGCTTAATCATCTCCCAGACAGACAGGCATTCAGGTATTTAACtggagagaagaaggaaaaaaaatacacacacacacacacacacacacacacacgaagcGGTGCCAGGATTGCGCGTCGTTTTCACGCTTTCATCTGTTTGATAGTTTTATAAGTTATTTAGGGATTTTAAGCAGAGTGGATTAATTGTCTTTAACATATCTAATCATGAACGTGAGCAGCCTAAATGAGCTAATCATCCCTTCGAGATGTTTGTTAATAGCGAGCCTACCTGTTGAGGGCatggacgtgtgtgtgtgtgtgtggggggggggtacgtgtgcatgtgtgtgtggcgcTTGATAAATTGAACCGTCACCTCTCTGTATGCAGACGTTATTACAGCGACGTGACCGCTCTCAACGAGACCTCAGACTAATCACCTGCAATGGAAACTGTTGCTTTGCGCTCATCGACCTGTTGTCTGCCTTTGGttcttaattaaaataaataaacatgttgcgTGCGTGAGATAAATCCCCTGAAAGGATTAAACGAGGGGGTTATATTTCacagaacatttttaatttactatattttttgatgcatattatttaaaaaaacaacaacattgaTTGAGTGTGGATCAAAGTGTAGACTGGAGTATAATTAACTGTCTTTTGCATCACATTGTAAGTGAGACGGGCGCTAATGAtcctctccctccaccacccccccacccctcttccaCCCCCTCCACTCCACTCAAACCACAGACCCACAACCAGCAGAAGGCAAGTGAAGTAGGCAGAGACAGCCACACCTCATGCGTGGGCTCAGCAAAGGTCCGAGTGGATACGGGTCTGACAAACATGGGTGTGCTCCAGCTCCACAATCCCACTCACCCCAGCACGCTCCTGCAGCGGGCCAATCAGATGCGTCTGACCGGCACCTTgtgtgatgtcatcatcacAGTGGATGGCCAGGAGTTCCCGGCGCACCGCACCGTCCTGGCCTGCACCAGCAAGATGTTCGAGATCTTGTTTCACCGCAGCAGCCTGCGCTACGCCCTGGACTTCCTGTCCCCCAAGACCTTCCAGCAGATACTGGAGTACGCCTACACGGCGTCCCTCCAGGCCACGGCCGAGGACCTGGACGACTTGCTGTACGCCGCCGAGATTCTGGAGATCGAGTACCTGGAGGAGCAGTGTCTGAAGGTGCTGGAGACCATCCAGGCAGAGGAGAGCGAGGAGGTGGCGGTGAGGAATCACGGCTCCGGGGACCACGGTGACCACAGCCGGGCCAGGCACTGGAGGCACATGCTGATGTCCAAGAAGCATTCCATACAGGACGGACCCAACCGCACCACTCCCACCGCTCTGCACCACCTGGCACTGTATCACATGACAGAGAGGAGCTCTCCTGGTCCAGAGCCTGACGCCGCTCCTGAGTCGAGCCCCAAGCTGGACACTCAGATTGACATGGAGAGCTCCCAGGAACCTCAGCGCCACGGCGCAGAGTTATCCCAGGCCTCGTCCCAGGATCCCTCCAGAAGTATAAAATCAGAGAGTATGCAGGTGGACGAAGCCAACAGCTGCGAGGGCAGGTCCTCCAGCGCTGGGGAGGGAAGCTGTATGTCAGACCAGCCCCGAGACGAAGCCCCGGGGACTCCCCTAAGGGGCAGCGTGATCACCAGTGCTCGAGAGCTGCACACGGGCCCTGAAGACGGAGGGCAATCAGTGGGCAACTCTCTTGACTGTTTCCCCGGGATCGCTGAGAAACATCTGGCCTCCATATACTCTGTGCCCTCCAACCACGCAGGGGAGGGGATGCTGCCTGTGTCCGTTTCTGTGGCCCCGTCCCTGGGCGTGCCGCTGGACCCGAGGGCCTACGGCGGCCTGCTGCACCAAGGCTTGCTGCACAGAGAGCTCCTCAGCAGGCTGGGCCAGTTTGCGGCGGGGATGAGGCACGAGGGCCAGGCTCAAGGCCAACAGTGTTGTGGCGAATGTGGGCTTCAGCTGCACAGCAGGCAGGCAATGGAGCAACACAGGTGACACGCGCCCATCAACACCACATTTTCTTACACTTTCCCACAGCgttacagtttattttaaatctattttaGCATCTTAAAGTTTAATTTTGTGATCCAAAATCTAATTATCACTTGTTAAAGCCAAAAGAAAGAGGTCATAGTTTTAGTCTGTGATATTttcctgaaacaaaaaaaacaaaaaacaaaaaaacaaaacacacagctacacTCCCTGctccacaaaatgtgtgttataTCTAATAAAAGATGTGAGGGATTCGCAGGTGCGTGCATGCTTGTGTGGCATGATGAATGTAAGCTAAGCAGTTGATTATGCAGTTAAGAAAAGAATTGGACACGTGTCTCTTGAACTGAGCCGTTTCTTGGtctttgggattttttttccttccttcaaaTATGTTAAAATACTATGTGAGCTAAAAGCTGGAAGgagcaacagcaaatatgttaaTTTATTCTCACGGACACCTGCACTCGTGTTAACAGTGAGACATGTCGGGAAGTTTTGAATCAGGTCTTTGTGAGGGATTTTTGATATAAAGAGGCCTTGGTGTCTTATTTACAAAgccttatttttttaaattctgtttgatTATTTGTGCTGAAGTGTGCCTCACACAACAGGCTGTCTCCCAGGCTATTTGATATGCATTCCTTTGCATCAGCAGAGAGGAGCCTCTCAGCAGGGACCAGGCTGGACGCTTCAGCTAGATGATGGATAACTTGTGCTTCTCGACTCACCCCGTTGTTTTTTCTATACTTCTCCCTTATTTATGAGCTTGTCACTTTGTATTCTGTCATttgtacacacatacaaaaaaaccTCACCAACTATCTCAGTGACAACTCTCGTTAACTTGGTTGCAGATGTTTATAATTGTGCGTGCGTGGCAGTGTATTTGACTCATCACCAATCATTTGAAACAAGACAATCTGCGAGCCCGAAGTCCTAATATGCAGCTAGCCCATGATTAGGATCACAgcctctccctcgctctctctttctctctctctctctaattccCCCGTCCGCGCCTGCGGCTGACATTTCAGCCGCGTGCCACTGTAGAGTTGTGTCGAAACTGCCCGGTGAAACAGAGCATCCTGTGGGATATTTAGTGATGCGCGGTGCTTACTCATGGAGACAGGCGGATGTCCGCAGGTTGAAGGAGTTGCATTGGTGGCGCCGCTTGAGGATGTAATGAAGTTGCTGCAGGTCTGTAACCAGGTCACTGAGCATACACCTGGTCTGCAGATTGACATTTGTAGAGTTGTTAAAGAGGTATCTCCTCAGAGTTTTGTATGAAAAACCACAGgaattaaactgattttttttttttttttgcaccctTTGTTGGAGTTGTCCCAGCAGAATAAAGGAACAAAAAGTTGAGAAATTGAGTGCCAAAATTCGAAAATGCAATACTTTTAAAAAGGTCATGCCTCATATGTGGCTGACATTACAAACTAAAACCTGCAGTATTTCAGGTAGTTTTTAAATGCAAGTTTGAAGTTTTTCAGGAGCCTTGAATTATTTACTATCATTGAATCCTTTTTAGGGACTATGGGAAATAGGGATAGCCCCATTTTCTGTATAGTGTGgacaggaaatgaagagagagacagagggatgaagGATCAAATGCAACAACTGTCCCCAGCTGGACTCAAACTGGGAACATTATGGTTACATGGTGAGGGCCTTAAACCCCTAGGGCACCAGAACACTCCatattttttgcctttaattAAACAGTTAATGGTGtaggagaaaaaggaaatgtaTACATCACGGTTACGTGGTTCGCACCTAAGactgccaaaataaaagcttttttaagTAAATTATCACCATTAAATTTGGTCAAATcttcaaacatacagtaaaaagcTGAGAAACTGCCAGTGCTCCTGGGGATGTAGCTCCAATATTATTCCTTTTCCCCCTCATATGTTAATGTTGATTTCATGTGTGCTAAATTACATCTCAGGACTCATTTATGTTGACCACAGAGTGTGTTTAACCGTGCACTCTTTTTAGGCCATTTGGTGCTGCTGTTAGCAGGGTGATATAAGGATAACAGTACAGATGCCTTGCATGCTTGGATGTGtgtgatatgatatgatagGTTTTGCTGCCGGCAGAGCTTCAGCGAAtcatcttcttttctccttttcattgCAGTTACAGGAgaagtgtatgtgtgcgcgtgttATGTCGGgatgtgagtttgtgtgcatgtgcttagtgtgtgtgtgtgtgtttgtgtgcgtgccCAGTGTCTTGCAGTGCTGGCGGGTGGAGACACGCGTATGTCTGCACTCTGAAATTAGCCAGATATCCTATTGTCTGTGTTCTTTTAGCATTCATGCGTTGTGATTCACAACTCCAAGGGCCTCTTACACTAATGATGCTGCATTCAGTGAGGGATTCTTGCCGGAATTAAAACATGCTCCTCTTGTTACGAGGACAATGATGCTTCTGGGTTTGGGAGACCTTACAGAAAAAGGCGCAGAAATGAGATACTTTTATTATCACGAGTGCGTTCTTCGCTCTGTTCTCGTCTCTGTTAACACGCTCACATTAGTGTTTGTCTTTCCACAGGAGGCTGCATAACGAAGAGAAGGGCCACGGCTGTGAATACTGTGGCAAACACTTCCAGGACAGCATGCGGCTGAGGATGCACATGCTGTCTCACACAGGTACTTAGTAACTCTAACACTCTCATCTCACAGTATTCAGTGCTCATGAAGCCTCTTGATAGTGCGGCCTTTCAAATGCACCTGTTCATACTAcaacccctcccctccctcccaccagTTAGTGCTGCTCCGAATACTTGGATCATGCTTTCTTTTCCATGCTTAGGTCTATGtacctctcccctccctcccctctcctccccttctttctctctctctctctctctctctctctctctctctctctccctctctccctccctccctctctctctccgtttgAATcgtttctgtgttttttcgGAGACTCTGGCAGCTCGCCAGCTCTGCCCCTTCTgagtgatgacatcatcagctgcCGGCAGGCCTGGGTGTTCTGCCAGTGTTCCGAAGCGTGTGTGATGGCTCGCTCGCAGATGTGTGTCCAGGAACACACTGTACCCAAATGCAGACTTAATCAGACCTGACTGCTCTCCCAGCTACTTTATCCAAAATagagaaagaggagcagaggggtagaggggaggaagggggggtgggtttgtggggtgggggtggaacAGGgactaaaaatgaaactaaaacagaaaccTCAGTTGGAATATGTGTATAGACAAGGTGAGGTCCCTTGTTCGGAAATGACATACTGCTGACAGATGAGAGAGAATCTGCTCCTTTAAACTTCACCTGAGTCGTCCCTTTTCTCCCCCCACGCCCCTCCCCATCCTCTCGTCTATACCCTCCGCACAACCCTAAACACACATATTGTCTTGCATTACTTGCAGACCCCTGACAACACGCTTTGATTTTCAATTCGCAGTgacatccacagcagcagcacctttAACCTAATTTGAATTTTTGCATAAACTCTCCCCATCCCAATGTGTCAACCCATAatactacaaaaaaaaaaaaaaaaaaaaagagatgtggATCTCATTTCTTTGTCACTGTGTATTTCGGTATAGCAGCCTTAGATCCCGCTGGTTGCTAAGGAGCGAGTGCTCCACTGCTCTAATGGGCTGATTTGGTATTCAGCTCGATGCTGGCTCTTATTTTGGTATGCCAGACAAAGTGTTTTGATGGAGGACGATTGCAGCCGCGTCTGGAGACAGTTTGATGGTTTATGGATGAGAGCACACTCCGTGCCTTTGACTGCACAAGACAATGCACTATGTTCTCTTCTTCCCTTATCACACAAtctcacacaacacaacacaccacactGGACAGCGTCACACAACATCAGGATCTACAACACTGCTCCAGTGTTACTACTATATATAAGACTACTCTCAaccaagttttatttttgtgccttGTAACAAAACGCACCGCTTCaaaacagtaacagtttgttttcaaaaattgttgtttttagaaatgAACAGATTGGggcttttttgttatttgtgtgcAGCACTGGGAACAGTGGCACAGTGTCTGTGTATAGAGGCATCGTAAGAGTTGAAAGAGGACCACATTTAGGCTGTAGCGCTCAGAGTTCCCAAAGCTTGTGGGTGTTTTAATGAGtcattttaacttcatttaaagCCAGCTGAGCAGAAAATAGATCAGTGAATGAGCCCTGGGCCAGTATGGATCTGCAACCGATTTACATCTCTGTGAGAGCCAACCCACATccaaacagctgtgtgtgtgtgtgtgtgtgtgtgtgtgtgtgtgtgtgtgtgtgtgtgtgtgtgcgcacatgtgtgtgtgcgtgtgcttgcATATCTGTcctatgtgtctgtctgtgcaggagtGAGGTGAGTGCAGAACAAGGATTGAATGTTTCTGCAAGCAGTATGCATACTTGTCTCTTTCATGTCTTCATCAGAATAGACAAGGGCATTCCAAAGGTGAACTGGGAACTGTAGTTACAGTGTATGCGATGGGATTTGGGGTGTTGactctgaagtgtttttttgATAAAGGGATGTGCCGCAGGCGGGAAGCGTCTGCTGTAGAGAGAACACCCAGTCCTTCTGTGGCCTCTCAGGCAGACAGTCTGCTCACTGTTCAGAGACTGATAACAGGGCACGGTAAATAAAACTCTTCAGCTCGGCTCTTTTTTGTCAAGAAGAAGGGCCGTTGCACCCTGTCTGGTGCTTTTGTTTGTCCtgagttgtgttttttatggCGCTTTCCTCTGCTCCATTGTACTCTGCGCATTTGCTTCCTTGTGTTAACACCTGAAAAGCACAAGTGTGTGACAAGCAAGCCTCTTTGGTGACTTCTGAAATAGGGCACCTTTGTTCCCCTCTTGTTGCTTTTTCCACAGCTCTCTTGAAATGCTAAATTAACTGACTTACTCTacaattacaaacacacatgcttgtgtttatgtctgaTCAAGATACATTCttataaatttgattttatctACAGCTCCTGCAGAGGCGCTGGTGTGTGATCAGTGTGGAGCAACATTCTCCTCAGAGGATGCTCTGGAAGcccacaggcaaacacacacaggtacttTACAaacatgtgtgcatgcactaACATTCCCCACACGCACATATTATGTTTAACCTGGACAGCATGCATTGAGCTGTTGAGTAAGCCGTGACTACGTGGGTCTAAACTTGCTTGTCATGCTGGCTGGGTTAAACTGTTCCTGTCATGATGCTCCATAATTTATCAACAGTGAGGTGGGAGGCCCTCTCACATATCACCCACTAATATCCCTTGGCATCCAGACCCACTGCATGCCATTTCACCACAGCCGTAGCTTTACAGCGCCAGCATTACAGTTTCACAGACATACTATCCTCACCTGCTGCCTGAGAGCGGCTGTGGAATTATTTACCTTACTACACTCACACTCAATAGCAAGGCCAACAACTTTTGTCTTTAGTCAGTGTTCTCAAAttaagaaaatgtttgtatttcaaCACTTTCTTGTCCAGCCAGTGCCTGCTATTAACAGTTGGCACGACGATGagtcaaattttttttttttttttttcctttaagttgTGTCTTTGGCTGAGTGACTGCACAAACCTGGATGGTGTCTTGTGATTTGCAATCTGGGCTCTTAGAGTTTGGAACAACCTGCCTGAGGACCTGAAGTCATTTTCATCCTCTTAAATCAATTCTTAAAACTCAGCCGTTCTATGTTATTCTCAGCAAGCAAAGAAACTGAACAGAGTCgcacttttttaaaacagaagtTAGGAAGTGCTttacagagagaaggagattaaaaaaaaaaaagat encodes:
- the zbtb16b gene encoding zinc finger and BTB domain-containing protein 16-A isoform X1, with the translated sequence MGVLQLHNPTHPSTLLQRANQMRLTGTLCDVIITVDGQEFPAHRTVLACTSKMFEILFHRSSLRYALDFLSPKTFQQILEYAYTASLQATAEDLDDLLYAAEILEIEYLEEQCLKVLETIQAEESEEVAVRNHGSGDHGDHSRARHWRHMLMSKKHSIQDGPNRTTPTALHHLALYHMTERSSPGPEPDAAPESSPKLDTQIDMESSQEPQRHGAELSQASSQDPSRSIKSESMQVDEANSCEGRSSSAGEGSCMSDQPRDEAPGTPLRGSVITSARELHTGPEDGGQSVGNSLDCFPGIAEKHLASIYSVPSNHAGEGMLPVSVSVAPSLGVPLDPRAYGGLLHQGLLHRELLSRLGQFAAGMRHEGQAQGQQCCGECGLQLHSRQAMEQHRRLHNEEKGHGCEYCGKHFQDSMRLRMHMLSHTAPAEALVCDQCGATFSSEDALEAHRQTHTGTDMAVFCLLCAKRFQTQKALQQHMEVHAGMHSYICSHCERPFPSHTTLKRHLRSHTGDHPFECEFCGSCFRDDGTLRGHKRIHTGEKPYECNGCGKRFSLKHQLETHYRVHTGEKPFECKLCHQRSRDYSAMIKHLRTHNGASPYQCTICQDFCPSLAAMQKHMKGHKPEEVPADWRIEKTYLYVCYV
- the zbtb16b gene encoding zinc finger and BTB domain-containing protein 16-A isoform X2 gives rise to the protein MGVLQLHNPTHPSTLLQRANQMRLTGTLCDVIITVDGQEFPAHRTVLACTSKMFEILFHRSSLRYALDFLSPKTFQQILEYAYTASLQATAEDLDDLLYAAEILEIEYLEEQCLKVLETIQAEESEEVAVRNHGSGDHGDHSRARHWRHMLMSKKHSIQDGPNRTTPTALHHLALYHMTERSSPGPEPDAAPESSPKLDTQIDMESSQEPQRHGAELSQASSQDPSRSIKSESMQVDEANSCEGRSSSAGEGSCMSDQPRDEAPGTPLRGSVITSARELHTGPEDGGQSVGNSLDCFPGIAEKHLASIYSVPSNHAGEGMLPVSVSVAPSLGVPLDPRAYGGLLHQGLLHRELLSRLGQFAAGMRHEGQAQGQQCCGECGLQLHSRQAMEQHRRLHNEEKGHGCEYCGKHFQDSMRLRMHMLSHTGTDMAVFCLLCAKRFQTQKALQQHMEVHAGMHSYICSHCERPFPSHTTLKRHLRSHTGDHPFECEFCGSCFRDDGTLRGHKRIHTGEKPYECNGCGKRFSLKHQLETHYRVHTGEKPFECKLCHQRSRDYSAMIKHLRTHNGASPYQCTICQDFCPSLAAMQKHMKGHKPEEVPADWRIEKTYLYVCYV